From Candidatus Eisenbacteria bacterium, the proteins below share one genomic window:
- a CDS encoding sigma-54-dependent Fis family transcriptional regulator, with protein sequence MPSVLIVDDEANIRKSLEGALGREGFQADSAASVAEGRTKLRDAYDFVLLDVWFPEESGLDLLAEITAGSPETAVIMMSGHSTIDVAVKATKLGAFDFLEKPISLERLLVLLRNASTTLALRNENSRLRQPWMHPIVGASPAVQKLLREVQLAGQSAARVLIQGENGTGKELVARALHASGARRERPFVAVNCSAIPEELIESELFGHERGAFTGATQARRGRFEEAHGGTLFLDEVGDLSPRAQTKLLRVLEEAEFFRVGGNRTIRVDVRVIAATNRDLAERIQSNQFREDLYFRLAVIPITVPPLRQRPEDIPLLLEHFATQIAKETNGKQKRFTPSALDTLRRYSFPGNVRELRNLVERLIIMTPGTSVDHEQVHAALPRAEGTVAERPRLSEAVREFEKKQIEAAILAEGTMTKAASRLGLERSHLYKKMKRLGWRPESLEP encoded by the coding sequence ATGCCATCCGTGTTGATCGTGGACGATGAGGCCAACATCCGGAAGAGCCTCGAGGGAGCCCTGGGCCGCGAGGGGTTTCAGGCCGATTCCGCGGCATCGGTGGCCGAAGGGCGAACAAAGCTCCGCGACGCCTACGACTTCGTGCTCCTGGATGTCTGGTTCCCGGAGGAGAGCGGGCTCGATCTCCTCGCCGAGATCACGGCCGGCTCGCCGGAAACCGCGGTCATCATGATGTCGGGTCACTCGACGATCGACGTCGCGGTGAAGGCGACCAAACTCGGCGCGTTCGACTTCCTGGAAAAACCGATCTCGCTGGAGCGCCTTCTCGTCCTGCTCCGCAATGCCTCCACGACGCTCGCGCTCCGGAACGAGAACAGCCGCCTGAGGCAGCCCTGGATGCATCCGATCGTGGGCGCCTCGCCGGCGGTGCAGAAACTTCTGCGCGAGGTTCAGCTCGCCGGACAGAGCGCGGCCCGGGTTCTCATTCAGGGAGAGAACGGCACGGGCAAGGAGCTGGTTGCCCGGGCGCTCCACGCCTCGGGCGCGAGGCGGGAGCGGCCGTTCGTCGCCGTCAACTGCTCCGCAATCCCGGAGGAGCTGATCGAATCGGAGCTGTTCGGTCACGAGAGGGGCGCCTTTACCGGGGCGACGCAGGCGCGCCGGGGCCGGTTCGAGGAGGCGCACGGCGGGACGCTCTTCCTGGACGAGGTCGGCGACCTGAGCCCGCGGGCGCAGACAAAGCTCCTTCGCGTTCTGGAGGAGGCCGAATTCTTCCGGGTCGGAGGAAACAGGACGATCCGCGTCGACGTGCGCGTCATCGCGGCCACGAATCGCGATCTCGCTGAGCGGATCCAATCCAACCAATTTCGTGAAGATCTTTACTTCCGGCTCGCCGTCATTCCGATCACTGTCCCCCCCCTTCGCCAGCGTCCCGAGGATATCCCGCTCTTGCTCGAGCATTTCGCGACTCAGATCGCGAAGGAGACGAACGGGAAGCAGAAGCGGTTTACGCCGAGCGCGCTCGACACCCTTCGCCGATACTCCTTCCCCGGCAACGTCCGCGAGCTGCGAAACCTGGTGGAGCGGCTGATCATCATGACCCCAGGCACTTCGGTCGATCACGAGCAGGTTCATGCCGCGCTCCCCCGCGCGGAAGGCACGGTGGCCGAACGGCCGCGTCTGAGCGAGGCGGTGCGGGAGTTCGAGAAAAAGCAAATCGAGGCAGCTATCCTGGCCGAGGGCACCATGACCAAGGCGGCCAGCCGATTGGGGCTGGAGCGTAGCCACCTCTACAAAAAAATGAAGAGGCTCGGCTGGCGCCCGGAGTCTCTGGAACCGTGA